Proteins from a genomic interval of Papaver somniferum cultivar HN1 chromosome 4, ASM357369v1, whole genome shotgun sequence:
- the LOC113275690 gene encoding coproporphyrinogen-III oxidase 1, chloroplastic-like: MAATSTSTTSILYPIPSSSSSSSSLSAPSRSTISSSFFKRTSSPKPLTSINKTTTNSRRVVIRSAVAIEKETPESERPDTFLREIDDPSSSKASPHSSNVRAKFEKMIREAQDSVCAAVEAADGGATFKEDVWSRPGGGGGISRVLQDGNVWEKAGVNVSVVYGVMPPEAYRAAKGDNSTTTKPGPVPFFAAGISSVLHPKNPFAPTLHFNYRYFETDAPKDAPGAPRSWWFGGGTDLTPAYIFEEDVKHFHTVQKNTCDKFDPSFYPKFKKWCDDYFVIKHRNERRGLGGIFFDDLNDYDQEMLLSFATECANSVVPAYIPIIEKRKDTPFTEQNKAWQQLRRGRYVEFNLVYDRGTTFGLKTGGRIESILVSLPLTARWEYDHIPEEGSEEWKLLDACINPKDWI; this comes from the exons ATGGCGGCAACCTCCACTAGCACCACCTCAATTCTCTACCCTatcccttcatcttcttcttcttcctcctcattaTCTGCTCCGTCAAGAAGTACAATTTCATCCTCATTCTTCAAAAGAACTTCATCACCAAAACCCCTAACCTCAATCAACAAAACAACTACTAATTCACGAAGAGTGGTTATTAGATCAGCTGTAGCAATCGAGAAAGAAACACCAGAATCTGAAAGACCTGATACATTTCTAAGAGAAATTGATGACCCTTCTTCATCAAAAGCATCACCACATTCTTCAAATGTTAGAGCTAAATTTGAGAAGATGATTAGGGAAGCTCAAGATAGTGTCTGTGCAGCTGTTGAAGCAGCTGATGGTGGTGCTACTTTCAAAGAGGATGTTTGGTCTAgacctggtggtggtggtggtattaGTAGGGTGCTACAAGATGGGAATGTTTGGGAGAAAGCTGGTGTTAATGTTTCTGTTGTTTATGGTGTTATGCCTCCTGAAGCTTATAGAGCTGCCAAGGGCGACAATTCTACAACCACTAAGCCTGGTCCTGTTCCCTTCTTTGCGGCTGGGATTAGCTCT GTATTACATCCAAAGAATCCATTTGCACCCACACTTCACTTCAACTATCGCTACTTCGAGACTGATGCTCCAAAAG ACGCACCTGGAGCACCTCGATCATGGTGGTTTGGTGGTGGCACTGATTTAACACCTGCCTATATTTTTGAGGAGGATGTGAAACATTTTCATACG GTTCAAAAAAATACTTGTGACAAATTCGATCCTAGCTTCTACCCAAAATTCAAGAAATGGTGTGATGATTACTTCGTTATTAAG CACCGAAATGAAAGGCGTGGACTtggaggaatattttttgatgatcTTAATGACTATGACCAAGAGATGCTTCTCTCCTTTGCCACTG AATGTGCAAACTCTGTTGTCCCTGCATACATACCCATTATAGAAAAAAGGAAAGATACACCATTCACTGAGCAGAATAAAGCATGGCAGCAGTTGCGTAGAGGAAGATATGTAGAATTCAACTTG GTTTATGACCGTGGTACAACATTCGGACTGAAGACAGGGGGCAGAATTGAGAGCATTCTCGTTTCCCTCCCACTAACAGCACGATGGGAATATGACCAT ATACCGGAGGAGGGTAGTGAAGAATGGAAACTGCTAGATGCATGCATCAACCCAAAGGATTggatttga